In Brachybacterium saurashtrense, the genomic stretch TCGCCGGCAGCGCCGTCGCCATGGCGCTGCAGGCGGGGACCTCCCTGCTGCTGATCCTCTTCGAGGCGGAGACCACGGGGCTGTACGCCTGGGGCAACGGCTCCCTGTCCCAGCTGAGCCTGGACGCGTCGCTGCGGGCGCTGCCGGTGATCGCCCTGGTGGTGCTGGGCGCGCTGCTGCTGGCCCGGCGGCTCGACCTGATCGGGCTCGGCGACGATGCCGCGAGCACCCTTGGGGTGCCCGTGGCCCGCACCCGCGTCCTCGCGGTGCTGTGCGCCGTGCTGCTCACTGCCGTCTCCGTGACCCTCGCCGGGCCCCTCGCCTTCGTGGGCCTGGGCGCGCCGGTGCTGGCGCGGCTGGTGGGCGCGCTGGTGCCCTCGGTCCACCGCCACCTCGTGCTGCTGCCGGTCTCCGGCCTGCTGGGGGCGCTGATCGTGCTGCTGGCCGACGCGACGCTGCGGGCCGTGCTCACGCCGCAGGGCGCGGCCGCGATCCCCACCGGCATCCCCACCGCCCTGCTGGGCGCGGTGCTGATCGTGCTGCTGGCCCGCCGGCTGCCGGAGACCGGCGCCACCGCGCAGCCGCCCCGGGCCCGCACCGGGCTCCGCACACGGCGCCGGTTCCTGCTGGTGCTGGCGGTGCTCGCCGCGGCCTGCGGAACGGTGGCGGTGCTGGGACTGCTCGCGGGCAGCCTGTGGCTGCGCACCGGGGACCTCGTCCTGTGGGTGCAGGGCGGGGCGCCCGAGCTGATCGCCCGCGCCCTGGGCGAGCGCCTGCCGCGGGTGACGGCCGCGATCCTCGCCGGGGCCGCGCTCGCGCTCGCTGGCGGCATGGTGCAGTCCACCGTGCGCAACCCGCTCGCCGAGCCCGGGCTGCTGGGCATCACGGCTGGGGCGGGGCTCGGCGCGGCGGCGGTCGTGACGACGCTCGGCGGCGGGCGGTCCGCGATGGTGCTGTGCGCCGTGCTGCTGGGCCTGGGGACGTTCGCGGCGATCGCCGCGCTGGCCTGGCGGGGCGGGCTCGCCCCGGAGCGGTTCGTGCTGGTGGGCATCGGCATGGGGTACGCGATGAGCTCCCTGACCGCCTTCCTGCTGCTGAGCGCGAACCCCTTCGACACCCCGACGTTGCTGACCTGGCTCTCCGGCACCACCTACGGCCGCGGGCTGCGTGACGTGATCCCGGTGCTGTGCACGCTGGTGCTGCTCACGCCGCTGCTGCTGGGACTGCATCGCGAGCTGGACCTGCTGGCCGTCGACGAGGACACCCCGCGCGTCCTCGGGGTGCGCCTGGAGCGCACCCGCCTGCTGGTGATGGCGCTGGCCGCGGTGCTGGCCTCGGTGAGCGTGGTCGCCGTGGGGGTGGTCGGCTTCGTGGGCCTGGTCGCGCCGCACCTCGCGCGGGCCCTCGTGGGCGGCCGGCATGCGCGGGCGCTGCCGGTCGCGATGCTGCTGGGCGGGGTGCTGGTGGGCCTCGCGGATGCGCTGGGACGCTCGGTGATCGCGCCGGCGCAGATCCCCGCCGGGCTGGTGGTGGCGGTGCTCGGCGCCCCGTACTTCGTGTGGCTGCTGCGCCGTTCGGGGGCGTGAGGGGCCGCGCACCGGCACGCGCCGCCGGCCCCTCCGTCACGGGGACGGAGGGGCCGACGGGCGGGGCCGACCGGTGGGCCGGCGGCGGGGCCGACCGGTGGGCCGGCGGCGGGGCCGGCTCAGAAGAAGCCGAGCTTGTTCTCCGAGTAGCTCACCAGCAGGTTCTTGGTCTGCTGGTAGTGGTCGAGCATCATCAGGTGGTTCTCGCGGCCGATGCCGGAGGACTTGTACCCGCCGAAGGCGGCGTGCGCCGGGTAGGAGTGGTAGTTGTTCACCCACACCCGGCCCGCCTGGATCGCGCGCCCGGAGCGGTACACGGTGTTCTGCTGCCGGCTCCACACGCCCGCGCCCAGCCCGTACAGGGTGTCGTTCGCGATCGAGATCGCCTGGTCGTCGTCGCTGAACCGGGTCAGCGCCAGCACCGGGCCGAAGATCTCCTCCTGGAAGATCCGCATCGAGTTGTCGCCCTCGAACACGGTGGGGGTCACGTAGTAGCCGCCGGAGAGGTCCCCGCCGAGGTCCGCGCGCTCGCCGCCGGTGAGGACCTTCGCGCCCTCCTGCCGGCCGATGTCGAGGTAGGAGAGGATCTTCTCGAGCTGATCGTTGCTGGCCTGCGCCCCGATCATGGTGTCGGTGTCCAGCGGGTCCCCCTGGGTGGTGGCCTCTACCCGGGCGAGGCCGTCGGCGACGAAGCCGTCGTAGATGCTCTCCTGCACCAGGGCGCGGGAGGGGCAGGTGCACACCTCGCCCTGGTTCAGGGAGAACATCGCGAAGCCCTCGAGGGCCTTGTCGTAGAAGGAGTCCTTCTGCGAGGCGACGTCCTCGAAGAAGATGTTGGGGCTCTTGCCGCCCAGCTCGAGCGTGACCGGGATGAGGTTCTGGCTCGCGTACTGCATGATGAGCCGGCCCGTGGTGGTCTCGCCGGTGAAGGCGATCTTCGCGATGCGCGGGTTCGAGGCGAGCGGCTTGCCGGCCTCGGCGCCGAAGCCGTTCACGATGTTCAGCACGCCGTCGGGCAGCAGGTCGCCGATCAGCTCGGCGAGCACGAGGATCGAGGTGGGGGTCTGCTCGGCGGGCTTGAGCACCACGGCATTGCCGGCGGCGAGGGCCGGGGCGAGCTTCCACGTGGCCATGAGGATCGGGAAGTTCCACGGGATGATCTGCCCCACCACGCCCAGCGGCTCGTGGAAGTGGTAGGCGACGGTGTCGTCGTCGAGCTGGGAGAGCGCGCCCTCCTGGGCGCGGATGGCGCCGGCGAAGTAGCGGAAGTGGTCCACCGCCAGCGGGAGGTCGGCGTTGAGCGGCTCGCGGATCGCCTTGCCGTTGTCCCAGGTCTCGGCGACGGCGAGCATCTCGAGGTTCTCCTCGATGCGGTCCGCGATCCGGTTCAGGATCACGGCGCGCTCGGCGACCGAGGTCCTCCCCCAGGCGGGGGCGGCGGCGTGGGCGGCGTCCAGCGCCCGCTCGATGTCCTCGGCGGTGGAGCGGGGCACCTCGGTGAACACCTGGCCGGTGACGGGCGTGGGGTTCTCGAAGTACTCGCCCTTGACGGGCGGCACCCACTGGCCGCCGATGTAGTTCTCGTAGCGGGCCTTGAAGGTGACCTTCGCGCCCTCCGTGCCCGGACGTGCGTAGACAGTCATGGCGATCCTTTCGCAGCGGTGCGTGGCCGACGACGATGTCGACTGCCCCGCACCGTAACCCCCGTCACGTTGCATCCGGGTTGCATCCGCCGTGCCCGGCGCCTGGGGCGCCCGGGGCGAGCCGTCAGCCGGCCTCCCCGCGCAGCGCGCGCGCCCGGGCCGCGGCGGCGGCGCGCTCGGGCGCCGCGGGCGCGGCCACCTCGAGGATCGCCATCAGCACCTCGAGGTCGCCCTGCGCCTCCTCCCGCTGCGCATACCGCCACAGCTGGGCGGCGCTGCCCCGCTCGAGGAGCAGCTCGCGCAGGTGGGCGTCCAGCCCGCCGCGCAGCCTGCGCAGCGCGGGCGCGTCGGAGGCGGGCAGCAGCGCCCCGGCGCACTCGGCGAGCGCGGCGTCCACATCCCCGCGCTCCAGCGCGGCGCGGGCGCGGCGCAGGTCGCTGTCGAGCTCCCCGCGCAGGCGGTAGGGCCGCGGCAGGATCTCGAGCCCGTGCTCGCCGGCCTGCGCGAGCACCCGGCGCAGCCGCACCAGCTCCGCCCGCACGGTCCCCTCCGCGGCCGCGTCGCCGTGCAGCGCCTCGGCGAGCTCGGCGGCGCTGCGTCCCTCCGGCGCGAGGTGCAGCAGGGTGAGCAGCTCGGCGTGGCGGCCGCTGAGCGGGTGGTAGTGCGCACCGACCTGCAGCAGCGGGGTGCGGCGCCCGGTGAGCAGCAGCGCGGCCCGGGCGGCCGGTGCGGCGGGGGAGCGGGGGAGGATCCGCGGGCGCGGCCCGCGGGACGGGGCGCGCTGCGCGGGGCCGACGGGCAGCTGCGCGGCCAGCTCCTCCTGCACCGCGCGGGCCGTGGCCTCCAGCAGCGGCAGCACCAGCGGGGAGACCGCCTCGGTGCTGCCGGTCACGTCCAGCACGCCCAGGATCTCGCGGCTGTGCGGATGCCGCACCGGCACCGCGCTGCAGCTCCACGGATGCACCGCCTCGTGGAAGTGCTCGGCACCCACCACCTGCATCGGGGCGGAGGTGGTCAGGGCCAGGGCGGGCGCGGAGGTGCCCATCGCGCCCTCGGACCAGTCCGCGCCGGCGGCGAAGCCCATCGCGTCGGCGCGGGAGAGCAGCCGGGGGCGGCCCTCCACCCACAGCAGCCGCCCGCGGGCATCGCCCAGGGCGACCATCAGCCCGGCCTCGACGGCGGGCTCGATCAGGCGCGAGCGCAGCAGCGGCAGCACGGCGGAGAACAGGTGGTACTCCCGGGCCCGGGCCAGCTCCTCGCCCTCCAGCACGGCGCGGCCGGACCCGGCGGGGGAGGGCAGGGTGGTCAGCGAGCGGCGCCAGGAGGCCAGCACCGCCTCCCGCACCGGCGGGCCCACGGCCCGGATCTCCGCGTGCTCGCGCAGGTCCTCGTGGGCGCGCAGCAGGCGCGCCTGGTAGTCCGAATCCGTCGGCGACCAGCCGGTCGCGGTCATCCCGACGTCCTGGTCGGGGCAGGGCTGTCGATCACGATCCACCTCGTCGTCGCTCGTGTCACACCTGTGCTGACGGTACAGCGCCCTCCTCCCGGGGGCAAAGGGTCGACCCCTCGGCCCACCTCTCCTCCCGTGCGGCCGGCAGGTGCACCCCGGCGAGCATGCACCGCACCGAGCCGCCGGCCGCCTCGATCGTGTGCACCGCCGCGGGGACGATCTGGCACCAGCGCTCCAGTCGCCGGCGCTGGGCGGCGGTGAGCTGCGCCGCCGCGGTCGCGGACAACATCAGGCTGGGCCCCTCGGCCCCGGCCACCTCGAGGCAGTTGCCGAGGAAGCCCGCCACCTGCTCCTCGGAGATCTCCACCACCTCGCGGCCGCTCTCGCGCAGCCGGTTCAGCACGGCCCGGCGCTGGGCGTCGTCGCGGATCATCTCCGAGCCCACCACCGCCACCTCGGTGCCCACGCTCATCAGCACGTTCGTGTGATAGACCGGCACGCCCCGCCGATCGGCGGCGTCGACCAGCAGCGGCGCGAGGCCCAGCTCCTCGCAGGCCAGCGCGAACAGGCCCGCATCCAGGCGGCGGGAACGGCAGGCGTAGGCCACGCCGCCGGCATGGTCGAGCACCATCGCACCGGTGCCCTCGAGGAACCGCCCCGCCCGCTCGTGCGCGGAGAGGTCCAGCACCCGGCGCACGGCGAAGCGGGCGCCGAGGTGCTCCACCACGTCCGCGCGCCGCTCGGGCCGACGGTTCGCGGCGCACATCGGGTACAGCACCACTGTGCCGTCCGCGTGGGTGGAGAGCCAGTTGTTGGGGAAGACGCTGTCGGGGGTGGCGCCGCCGGGGTCCTCGAACACGCTCACCCCCACCCCGATCCCCTCGAGCGTCGCGGCGAGGCCGTCCACCTCGGCGCGGGCGCGGGCGGCCACCTCGGCCGGCGCACCGGGCAGCGGATGCTGGAAGGCGTTGTCGGCCGCGGTGAGCGGGTTCGGGCGGAAGCGGTGGGGGCGGATCAGGACCACGTGGCGCGGGGCCTGCCCGGCCACGGTCAGCCCACCGGGGACAGGACGTCCACCAGGGAGAAGAGGTCCTTGGGGTCGTCGGGCTGGGCCACCAGGTCCACCTCGTCCTGCAGGGCGCTGCCAGCGGTGGCGTCCCGGGCGCAGCGCAGCGCGGAGAAGTCGGAGATCGCGAAGCCCACGGAGTCGAACACGGTGACCTGCGCGGGATCGGTGCGGCCGGCGGCCGCGCCGGTGAGCACCTGCCACAGCTCGGTGACGGGGAAGTCCTCCGCCATCTGCTGGATCTCGCCCTCGATGCGGGTCTGCGGGGTGAACTCCACGAACACCCCCGCCTCCTCGAGGATCCGCGCCTCCAGCTCGGTCTTGCCGGGGCAGTCCCCGCCGATCGCGTTCACGTGCACGCCGGGGCGCACCTGCTCGGCGCCGAGGATGGTGTTGCGGGCCTTGTCCGCGGTGCAGGTGGTGATGATGTCCGCGCCGTCCACGGCGTCGTCCACGGAGGCGGCGAGGTGCACGCGGAAGCCGAGCGGCTCGAGGTTGCCGCGCACCTTCTCCATCGCGGCCGGGTCGATGTCGAACACCCGCAGCTCCTCGATGCCCAGCACGCCGCGGAAGGCGAGCGCCTGGAACTCGGACTGCGAGCCCGCCCCGATCAGGGCCAGGGTGCGGGAGTCGGGCCGGGCCAGCGCCCGCGCCGCCATCGCCGAGGTGGCGGCGGTGCGCAGCGCCGTCAGCAGCGTCATCTCCGCGAGGAAGACGGGGTAGCCGTTGTCCACGTCCGCCAGCACCCCGAAGGCGGTGACGGTCTGGAAGCCGCGGGCGGGGTTCGAGGGATGGCCGTTGACGTACTTGAAGGAGTACAGCTCGCCGTCCAAGGTGGGCATCAGCTCGATCACGCCCAGCGGGGTGTGGCTGGCGATGCGGGGCGTCTTCTCGAACCGCTCCCAGCGGCGGAAGTCCTCCTCCAGGTACTGCGTCATCCGCATCAGGATCTGCTCGGCGCCGTCGCGCCGGATCCAGCGGGCCATGTTCTTCACGTCCAGAAGCTGGGTCATGCTCTCGCCTCCCGTGCTCGGAGGCCGGCCTGGGAGCGCCGGCGCTGATGTCACCAGACTAGGGTTCGCAGATGGCAGGCGACAGAGCCGAGATGCTGAAGTTCTGTGCAGTCGCTGCGCACTCTGCACGGGTGGATCTATCATCATGCGCATGGAGCGCCTCACGGACCTCGACGAACGCCTGCTCGCCGCCCTGCGCCATGACGGCCGCGCCCCGATCGCGACGCTCGCGAGCCGGCTGGGCGTCTCCCGCGCCACGATCACCAGCCGCATCGACAAGCTCACCGCGGCGGGCGTGATCGTGGGCTTCACGGTGCGGGTGCGGGACTACGCCGAGGCCTCCACGGTGCGCGCCACCTCCTTCATCGAGGTGGAGGGGCGCAGCACCGATCACGTGATCGCCCACCTGCGCGGCTTTCCCGAGATCCAGGCCCTGCACACCACCAACGGCGGCTGGGACCTGGTCGCGGAGATCGCCTGCCCGGACCTCCCGGCCTTCGACGACGTGCTGCGCCGGCTCCGCTCGATCGAGGGCGTGGTGAACTCCGAGACCAGCCTGCTGCTGAGCTCCGTGCTGCGGTGACGCGGCGGGGCCGACCGCTGATCGCGCCGAGCACGGAGCCTGACGGGCGGTCAGGGGCTCGGTGAGCGCCCCGGTGTGATCACCTCGAGGCCCACGGCGCGTGCGGCATCGCCGAGTCGGTGGTCGTAGGTGAGGATCGTCGAGGCGTCGAGGCGCACTGCGGCCTCGAGGTGCAGGGCGTCGAGCGTGCGCAGCCCCGGTATCGGAAGCAGCCCTGCGCCGCGGAACACGGCGCGGTCGAGCGCGGCGAGCGAGATGCCGTCGAGCAGACGGGTCGCATGGGCCTGCTCCAGCTGCTCCCGCACCACCAGCCGCCGCAGCTCCGTCTCGAGGAGGTCGCTGGAGACGAGCTCCGCCCCGGTGTCGTCGAGCCATGCCGCGAGCGCGTCACTCTCGGGCTGCTCGACGAGGAGCGCGCCGAGGGCGGAGGTGTCGACATAGACGATCGTCCTCGTGCCGGACTCGGCGGTCACAGGCGGTCCTCGCGCAGCTCATCGAGGAACTCGCCCGCGCTCCCGGGCGTCTGCGCCCGGGGGATGCCCAACGCCGTCCAGCCGCCCCGTCGCCGTGCCGGCCGGGTGATCGCCAGGCGCGGCGACGGGGCGTCGACCGGCACGATCCTGCCCACCAGGGTGCCGCTGTTGGTGAGCTCGAAGGAGTGCCCCTCGCTCACCGCGCGCAGCACCCTGCCGGACTCGTTGCGCAGCTCGCGCTGCGAGAGGCGCCGGGACGGGGCGGGCTCGGAGGTCATGGCGCCACTGTAGCGCGGGTGCTACGCGTTGTCACCGTCCATGGCATCCCGGCGTCACCGCGTCACGGCCTCCAGCAGCTCGAGCACGTGCCGGTAGCTCTTCCCGGTCGCGGCCTGCATGCCCAGCTCGCAGGTGCGGTTGGCGGAGACGTACCACTCGGTCTCCCGCAGCGCGACCTCCGCGGCCTCGGCCGCGGTGGCGGAGGCGGTGAGCTCGGGGTGCAGCATGCCGCGGTCCCCGGCGTAGCCGCAGCAGCCCCAGGCCACGGGCACCACCACCTCCGCCGCGCACGCCTCGGCAATCGCCGTCAGATCCTCGGTGGCGCCGAGGTGCGTGGTCGAGCAGGTGGGGTGCACGGTCGCCGACGCCGCCTGCTCCCGCACCTCGAGCCGGTCCAGCAGGTGGCCGCGCACGAACGTCACCGCGTCGAGCACCTCGATGCCGGTGCCCGCGAGCGCGTCGAGGATCCCCTCCGTGCAGCTGGCCGCGTCGACCACCACGGGCAGGCGCCCGCCCTCGCTCGCCGCGCCCAGGGCGGTGCGCAGGCGCTCGTGCATCCGCTGCTTCGCCGCGGTCATGCCCTTCGAGGAGAAGGGGGTGCCGCAGCACAGCGAGGCGGCGTCGTCCGGGACGGCCAGGCGCATGCCGGCGCGCTCGGCGAGCAGGGCGAGCGCGGCGGGCACCCCGGCGGCCGTGGCCGGCGCGGAGGACGCGCCGGGGGAGCCGCCCGCGCCCGTGTCGGACCCGCATCCGCAGCCGCCGCCGCAGCCGCCTGCGCCGCTCCCGCCCCCGTCGGCCGCGCCGAACATCGTGTGCACGCAGGCCGGCAGGTACACCGCGGCGACCTCGGCCGAGGCCCGGCCGCGCCCGCCGCCGCGCCGCACCGCCCCGCCGTGCCGCGGCAGCTCGGGCCGGTAGTCGGGCACCAGGTCCGGGCCCAGCAGCGCCCGCGCCGCCCCGGTCGCGGCGCGCGGCAGCGCCGCCGGCAGCGCCCCCGCCGCCCCCATCGCGGCGGAGGCGCCGCGGGTGAGCAGGTCCCACTGCCCGGCCGCCGCGGACCATGCCGCGTTCGCCGCGGCGCCGTTCTCCTCCGCGCGCAGCCGGCGCACCAGGTCCCCGGTGTTGATGCCCACCGGGCAGGTGGTCACGCACATCCCGTCGGCCGCGCAGGTCTGCAGTCCCTGGTAGTCGTAGGCCTCCCGGATCGCGGCCGCGGCGGCGTGGTCGCCGCGCTGCGCGGCCAGCGCCGCGTCCCGCCGCAGCACGATCCGCTGGCGCGGGGTGAGGGTGAGGTCCTTCGAGGGGCACACCGGCTCGCAGTAGCCGCACTCCACGCAGCGATCGGCCTCCTCCTCGATGCCCACCACCGGCTTCAGGTCCCGCATGTGGGCGGTGGGGTCGTCGGTCAGCACCACGCCGGGGTTGAGGATCCCGGCCGGGTCCACCAGCGCCTTCAGCTCCCGCATCACGCCGTACAGCATCGGCCCGTACTGCCGCTGGACGAACGGGGCCATCACCCGGCCGGTGCCGTGCTCTGCTTTGAGGTTCCCGCCGCGGCCCAGGATCAGCTCCACCATGTCCTCGGTGAACGCCTCGAGCCGGTGCCCGCCGTCCCCCAGCTGCTCGTTGAGCAGGAAGTGGATGTTGCCGTCCTTGGCGTGCCCGAAGATCACCGATTCGTCGTAGCCGTGGCGGTCGAACAGCTCCTGCAGCCCGCGGCAGGTGGCCTCCAGCGCCGGCACCGGCACCACCACGTCCTCCAGCAGGGCGGTGGACCCTGCCGGTCGCGCCCCCGCGACCGCGGCGTACAGCCCCTTGCGGGTGGTCCACATCGCCGCCCGGCGCGTCGCGTCCGTAGTCATCTCGAACGGGGCGGCCAGGCTCAGCGCGTTCGCGAGGGCGTCGGCGTCGGCGGCCTTCTGCGCGAGGGCCTCGGCCTCGTCGGCCCGGTGCTCCACCAGCAGCGCCGCCGGGGAGCCGGCCCCCAGGCCCCGGATCTCCTGGGGCGCGCCGGGCAGCTGCCGCGCCACCTCGAGCGAGCGGGCGTCCATCAGCTCCGCGGTCGCGAAGCCGGCGCCCACCACCTCGGGCAGGGCCGCGGTCGCCGCCTGCAGGGAGGGGAGCACCAGCAGACCGGTGGCGATGTGCCGCTGGATCCGCACGGTGCGGAACACCGCCGAGGAGACGAAGGCGAGGGTGCCCTCGGATCCCACCACCAGGTGGGCGAGGATCTGGGCGGGGGTGTCGAAGTCCAGCAGGGCGTTCAGGCCGTAGCCCATCGTGTTCTTCATCGCGAAGCGCTCGCGCAGCACGCGGGTGGCCTCCGCATCGCCGCGCACCCGGTCCCGCAGGCGCAGCAGCCCCGCATGCAGCGCGGGCTCGTCACGCCGCAGGCGCGCGTCGGCCCCCTCGAGTCCCGTGTCCACCACGGTGCCGCCGGGCAGCACGCACCGCAGCGACTCGAGCGTGCGGTACGAGTTCTCCGCGATCCCCGCCGCCATGCCGGAGGAGTTGTTCGCGATCACCCCGCCGATCGTGCACGCCACCTCGCTGGCCGGGTCCGGTCCCAGGCGGCGCCCGTGCCGCAGCAGCTGCGCGTTGACCTGCCGCAGCGTCGCGCCCGGCCCCACCCGCACCCGTGCCCCGCCGTCCAGCACCTCGATCGCGCGGAAGCCGCGGCGCACGTCGGCCAGCACGCTGTCGCTCTGCCCCTGCCCGGAGAGGCTGGTCCCGCCGGAGCGGAAGGTCAGCGGCCGACGGGTGCGCGTCGCCTCCCGCAGCAGCGCCACCACCTCCGCCTCGCTCGCCGGGGCGGTGACCGCCTCCGGCAGCAGCAGGTAGTGGGAGGCGTCGTGCGCGAGGGCGTGACGGGCCACGAGGTCGGTGTCCAGCAGCGGCGGTGCAACGGTCATGCCTCACGGTAGCCCGCGGGAGAGGCGGGTCACGAGGCGCGTTCTCACGCGGTGAGGCAGGGCGGTACGGTCGGGGCGTGACGGACGCATCCACCTCCCTGGCCCTGTACCTCGACCGACTCACCGCCGCGCTGTCCACCGCCACCGCGGACGAGGACCCGGAGGCCGTGGCGGTGGACCGCGGCATCATCGGCGGCGCCGACGCGCTGGGCGACATCCCCGCGCTCTCCTTCCTCTCCGGCGCGCGCGAGGAGCATCTGGGGGCCGCCGTCTGCTCGGTGGACGGCGAGATCACCGCCGCCGGCACCGACCACGCCTTCCCGCTGCAGTCGATCTCGAAGGCCTTCGCCTACGGCGCCGCGATAGACCTGCACGGCATGGACTACGTGGACGAGGTGGTGGACGAGGAGCCGACGGGCGAGGAGTTCAACGCCCTGAGCATCGACCGCCACTCCCGCAAGCCCAAGAACCCGCTGGTGAACATCGGCGCGATCCGCACCCACGCCATGCTGGGCGGGGAGCAGGCCGAGCGCACCGAGCGCCTGCGCGCCGTGCTCGACGCCGCCGCCGGGCGCCCCCTCGCCCTGCACCGGGAGACCTACCTCGAAGAGCTCGGCACCTCGGACCGCAACCTGGCGCTGGCCTACATGCTCCGCGCCGCCGGCTCGATGGACGAGGACGCCGCCGAGGTGGTGGCCGGGTACATCGAGGGCTGCGCCGTGCTCACCACGGTCACCGATCTCGCCGTCATGGCCGCGACCCTCGCCTCCGGCGGCACCAATCCGCTCACCGGCGAGGAGGTGTTCTCCCGCGTGGCCGCCCGGCAGGTGCTCTCGGTGATGTTCACCTGCGGGATGTATGACAACGCCGGCGACTGGGTGAGCGACGTGGGCCTGCCGGCGAAGTCCGGGGTGGGCGGCGGCATCATCGCCGCGCTGCCCTCCCGCTTCGGGGTGGCCAGCTACGCCCCGCAGCTTGACCTGCACGGCAACTCGGTGCGCGGCACCCTGTTCTTCGAGCGCCTCAGCGCGGACTTCGCCCTCCACATGCTCGACGGCGTGGAGCCGCGCGACCTCGAGGAGTGCGCGCGGGAACTGATGGACGCGGGCACGCACCCGTGAGCGCCGTGCGCCCGCGGGCGTGACCCCGGGGAGCACCTGCCCGGGCGGTGACCGCTCAGAAGGGAGCGAGCACGTGCACGCTGTCCCCGGTGCGGGGCGAGTCCGGCCCCGGCACGGCGGTCAGCAGCATCACCGTGTCCTGCAGCGCCTCGACGGACCGCCGCTGGGCGGGCATCTCGTGGAGGTCTCCGCTCTGCAGCACGAACGGCTCCTCGGCGTTCACGCGGATCGCGCCGCGGAGGATGTAGAGCGTCGCGGGCAGATCGGCCTCGTGCTCGGCCAGCTGGACGCCCTCGCGCAGGGCGATGATGGTCTGCCGCAGCGTGCCGGTGTGCACCACGTGCTGGGTGTGGTGGCCGTCCTCCGCCTCGCGGGCGCGGTCGATGGCCAGGGTCATGACGTTCATCAGTGCGACCACGTCGAACTCCTCTGTCCGGGCTCCTCATCATCGGCCCGGGCGCCGGGACAGTCAATGGCGGGGCGCGTCGGTGCCGGTCCCCCGCGAGGGGCCCGCGGATCGGTAGACTCCCGCCCATGAGTTCCCCGTCGAGCAACGCGCTGGTCCGCCGCCCCTTCGAGGGCCTGCCGAACGAGCAGGACCTGGTGGCGATGCGCCAGCTGATCCCTGCGGCGACGATGGCGGCGAGGACCACCGAGGAGTACGGCGGGCTCGAGGTCGAGCTCGCCACGATCCTGCCGATGGCCTGGCCCTCCGTGCGCCGCACCGACGGCTCCGTCACCGTGGGCATCCAGTCCTCGCTCCCCGGCGGCGACCTCTCCCGCGGCCTGGGCCAGGCGATCCGGCTCGCCGCCGCGCTCGAGCCCGGCAGCCCGGTCACCGCCGTCACGCTGGACGAGGACGCCCCCCGCCTGCAGGACGTGCTCGACCTCTCCGGCGAGTTCACGATCGCGGTGCAGGACACCTTCGAGTTCTGGCTGGACCCCAGCGCCGAGCGCACCGGCGAGATCCAGCAGGCGATCGCCCAGGCGAACGAGTCGATCATGCCCACCCGGCCCGTCGCGGGCCTGCCCCACGCCTACTGGGTGGACGCCGGCCCCAAGGAGCACGTGCGCTGGGTGCTGGATGCCGACGAGGAGCGGGTGATCGACGCGGTCACCCGCCTGCACGCCCGGCGCGAGTCCGCGCTGTGCGAGGGCGCGAAGTACGTGGGCTCCTTCCGCGCCGAGGGCCTGTCGATCCCGGTGTGGGACCTGCCCAAGGGCGCCGGGGTCGAGGCCGCGGAGGCGGAGGCCGAGGAGTTCCGGGCCCGCTTCGAGGAGGCGCTGGCCTCCACCGAGCCGCTCACCGCCCTGGAACGTCGCGCCCGCGGCGGCATCGTGGCACGGCAGGTGACGCTGCGATGAGCACCGCGGGGCCGCTGACGGCGCACCGCCCCGAGCGGGTGGCCGTCGTGATCCCCGCCAAGAACGAGGCGGAGCGGATCGAGGCGACCATCGCCTCGGCACGCCGCCTCGCCGGGGTGGACCTCGTGGTGGTGGTCGACGACGGCTCCACCGACGCCACCTCCGCCGTCGCGATGGGCGCCGACGCCCTGGTGGTGCGGCACAAGACCAACCGCGGCAAGGCCGCGGCGATGGCCACGGGCGCGCAGATGGTCGCGATCCGCGAGGACGCCGAGCGGGCGGACGGCGGCGAGGCCTTCTCCGAGGAGCTGCACGCCGAGCCGCGCACCCCCGGCCACACCGGCCCGCTGCCCGTGATCGCCGAGGGGGAGTCCCAGCCGCGCGCGATGCTGTTCCTCGACGCGGACATGACCGACTCCGCCGTGGCGGCGCAGCCCCTGGTGGACGC encodes the following:
- a CDS encoding ornithine cyclodeaminase translates to MTQLLDVKNMARWIRRDGAEQILMRMTQYLEEDFRRWERFEKTPRIASHTPLGVIELMPTLDGELYSFKYVNGHPSNPARGFQTVTAFGVLADVDNGYPVFLAEMTLLTALRTAATSAMAARALARPDSRTLALIGAGSQSEFQALAFRGVLGIEELRVFDIDPAAMEKVRGNLEPLGFRVHLAASVDDAVDGADIITTCTADKARNTILGAEQVRPGVHVNAIGGDCPGKTELEARILEEAGVFVEFTPQTRIEGEIQQMAEDFPVTELWQVLTGAAAGRTDPAQVTVFDSVGFAISDFSALRCARDATAGSALQDEVDLVAQPDDPKDLFSLVDVLSPVG
- a CDS encoding Lrp/AsnC family transcriptional regulator, whose product is MERLTDLDERLLAALRHDGRAPIATLASRLGVSRATITSRIDKLTAAGVIVGFTVRVRDYAEASTVRATSFIEVEGRSTDHVIAHLRGFPEIQALHTTNGGWDLVAEIACPDLPAFDDVLRRLRSIEGVVNSETSLLLSSVLR
- a CDS encoding type II toxin-antitoxin system VapC family toxin, whose protein sequence is MTAESGTRTIVYVDTSALGALLVEQPESDALAAWLDDTGAELVSSDLLETELRRLVVREQLEQAHATRLLDGISLAALDRAVFRGAGLLPIPGLRTLDALHLEAAVRLDASTILTYDHRLGDAARAVGLEVITPGRSPSP
- a CDS encoding type II toxin-antitoxin system Phd/YefM family antitoxin, with translation MTSEPAPSRRLSQRELRNESGRVLRAVSEGHSFELTNSGTLVGRIVPVDAPSPRLAITRPARRRGGWTALGIPRAQTPGSAGEFLDELREDRL
- a CDS encoding FAD-binding and (Fe-S)-binding domain-containing protein — its product is MTVAPPLLDTDLVARHALAHDASHYLLLPEAVTAPASEAEVVALLREATRTRRPLTFRSGGTSLSGQGQSDSVLADVRRGFRAIEVLDGGARVRVGPGATLRQVNAQLLRHGRRLGPDPASEVACTIGGVIANNSSGMAAGIAENSYRTLESLRCVLPGGTVVDTGLEGADARLRRDEPALHAGLLRLRDRVRGDAEATRVLRERFAMKNTMGYGLNALLDFDTPAQILAHLVVGSEGTLAFVSSAVFRTVRIQRHIATGLLVLPSLQAATAALPEVVGAGFATAELMDARSLEVARQLPGAPQEIRGLGAGSPAALLVEHRADEAEALAQKAADADALANALSLAAPFEMTTDATRRAAMWTTRKGLYAAVAGARPAGSTALLEDVVVPVPALEATCRGLQELFDRHGYDESVIFGHAKDGNIHFLLNEQLGDGGHRLEAFTEDMVELILGRGGNLKAEHGTGRVMAPFVQRQYGPMLYGVMRELKALVDPAGILNPGVVLTDDPTAHMRDLKPVVGIEEEADRCVECGYCEPVCPSKDLTLTPRQRIVLRRDAALAAQRGDHAAAAAIREAYDYQGLQTCAADGMCVTTCPVGINTGDLVRRLRAEENGAAANAAWSAAAGQWDLLTRGASAAMGAAGALPAALPRAATGAARALLGPDLVPDYRPELPRHGGAVRRGGGRGRASAEVAAVYLPACVHTMFGAADGGGSGAGGCGGGCGCGSDTGAGGSPGASSAPATAAGVPAALALLAERAGMRLAVPDDAASLCCGTPFSSKGMTAAKQRMHERLRTALGAASEGGRLPVVVDAASCTEGILDALAGTGIEVLDAVTFVRGHLLDRLEVREQAASATVHPTCSTTHLGATEDLTAIAEACAAEVVVPVAWGCCGYAGDRGMLHPELTASATAAEAAEVALRETEWYVSANRTCELGMQAATGKSYRHVLELLEAVTR